A single region of the Pseudomonas granadensis genome encodes:
- a CDS encoding phosphate-starvation-inducible protein PsiE, whose protein sequence is MKINWAEKLRQNVHQLAESLGNLFVETFHYLALFAIGAVTAWAAVMEFLGMLEVGHIKIDDILLLFIYLELGAMVGIYFKTNHMPVRFLIYVAITALTRLLISNVSHHNPPDMGIIYLCGGILLLAFAILVVRYASSQFPSVKIENPQRKIGTGSSEHPEVEKGEL, encoded by the coding sequence GTGAAAATCAACTGGGCCGAGAAACTGCGGCAGAACGTGCATCAACTGGCCGAGTCCCTGGGCAACCTGTTCGTCGAAACCTTCCACTACCTGGCGCTGTTCGCCATCGGTGCGGTGACGGCGTGGGCGGCGGTGATGGAGTTTCTCGGCATGCTCGAAGTCGGGCACATCAAGATCGACGACATTCTGCTGCTGTTCATCTACCTGGAACTGGGGGCGATGGTCGGGATTTATTTCAAGACCAACCACATGCCGGTGCGTTTCCTGATCTATGTGGCGATCACCGCACTGACGCGTCTGCTGATCTCCAACGTCTCGCACCACAACCCGCCGGACATGGGCATCATCTACCTGTGCGGCGGCATTCTGTTGCTGGCGTTTGCGATCCTGGTGGTGCGTTACGCCTCGTCGCAATTCCCGTCAGTGAAGATCGAGAACCCGCAGCGCAAGATCGGCACGGGCTCGAGCGAGCATCCGGAAGTCGAAAAGGGTGAACTTTAA
- a CDS encoding sigma-70 family RNA polymerase sigma factor: protein MSSAHSVESLYQAHHSWLNGWLRRKLGCPDSAADLAQDTFIKVLTAREPPLIIEPRAFLTTLAKRVLFNHYRRQDLERAYLETLAQMPEIVAPSEEHKAIILQTLMELDALLDGLPRTVKRAFLLAQVDGLTYPQIAAELGISVATVKRHLHKAALRCYFAL, encoded by the coding sequence TTGTCGTCCGCCCACTCCGTCGAATCGCTTTATCAGGCTCATCACAGCTGGCTCAACGGCTGGTTGCGACGCAAGCTCGGCTGCCCGGATAGCGCGGCGGACCTGGCACAGGACACCTTCATCAAAGTGCTGACTGCGCGCGAGCCGCCACTGATCATCGAGCCGCGCGCGTTCCTGACCACCCTCGCCAAACGCGTGCTGTTCAACCATTACCGCCGCCAGGATCTGGAGCGCGCCTACCTCGAAACCCTGGCGCAGATGCCGGAGATCGTCGCGCCATCGGAAGAACACAAAGCGATCATCCTGCAGACCTTGATGGAGCTGGACGCATTGCTCGACGGACTGCCGCGTACGGTCAAACGCGCCTTTTTGCTGGCGCAGGTCGATGGCCTGACCTACCCACAGATCGCCGCAGAACTGGGCATCTCCGTGGCCACGGTCAAACGACACCTGCACAAAGCGGCGCTGCGCTGCTATTTCGCTTTATGA
- a CDS encoding DUF3649 domain-containing protein, producing MKDKLATLPMSYRLAVTSRVLAAVFGGYLVAALASVTLTLWLPLGRADVLVTGMAVSFLVYLVAVLWCIACRTAWSAWVGLLVPSVILATVSGVVRGLGLA from the coding sequence ATGAAAGACAAACTCGCCACATTGCCCATGTCCTATCGCCTGGCCGTCACCTCTCGGGTGTTGGCTGCGGTGTTCGGTGGCTATCTCGTTGCCGCGCTGGCCAGCGTGACGCTGACCCTGTGGTTGCCGCTGGGCCGTGCCGACGTGCTGGTGACCGGCATGGCCGTTTCGTTTCTGGTCTATCTGGTCGCCGTACTCTGGTGCATTGCCTGTCGTACGGCGTGGTCGGCGTGGGTCGGCTTGCTGGTGCCAAGCGTGATTCTGGCGACCGTTTCCGGCGTCGTGCGGGGCTTGGGGCTGGCATGA
- a CDS encoding L-serine ammonia-lyase produces MAISVFDLFKVGIGPSSSHTVGPMRAAATFAQALMDQDLLNDVRRVEIRLYGSLSATGVGHATDRATVMGLMGEWPDSIDPSTIDARIQQLRETGQLSLAGQQTIAFDWQRDLILLDESLPYHPNAMSLTAFGATGELFEQTCYSVGGGFIIEAAEAESGVAPSGDVELPYDFSSAAQLLSLCKQHNLRVSELMMANERAWRSDAEIRQGLLHIWAVMRECVEKGLSHEGILPGGLNVPRRAAKLHRSLLEIGKPNVISSTLSAMEWVNLFALAVNEENAAGGRMVTAPTNGAAGIIPAVLHYYMKFNPDASDDDVVAFFLGAAAVGILCKKNASISGAEVGCQGEVGSACAMAAAGLAEILGATPEQLENAAEIGLEHNLGLTCDPVGGLVQVPCIERNAIAAVKAINATQMALRGDGNHFISLDRVIRTMRDTGADMHDKYKETSRGGLAVNWVEC; encoded by the coding sequence ATGGCTATCAGTGTTTTCGATCTGTTCAAAGTAGGCATCGGGCCGTCCAGTTCCCATACCGTGGGTCCGATGCGTGCGGCGGCAACGTTTGCCCAAGCCTTGATGGATCAGGATTTGCTCAATGACGTACGCCGCGTCGAAATCCGTTTGTACGGTTCGCTCTCGGCCACCGGCGTCGGTCACGCCACCGATCGCGCCACGGTCATGGGCCTGATGGGTGAGTGGCCGGACAGCATCGATCCGTCGACCATCGACGCCCGCATTCAACAACTGCGAGAAACCGGCCAACTGTCCCTCGCCGGCCAGCAAACCATTGCTTTCGACTGGCAGCGCGATCTGATTTTGCTGGATGAAAGCCTGCCCTATCACCCCAACGCGATGTCGCTCACAGCCTTTGGCGCGACCGGCGAGTTGTTCGAGCAAACCTGTTATTCGGTTGGCGGCGGTTTCATCATCGAAGCCGCTGAAGCCGAATCCGGCGTGGCCCCAAGTGGCGACGTTGAATTACCGTACGACTTTTCCAGCGCCGCGCAATTGCTGTCGCTGTGCAAGCAGCACAATCTGCGCGTGTCCGAGTTGATGATGGCCAACGAGCGCGCCTGGCGCAGCGATGCCGAGATCCGTCAGGGCCTGCTGCACATCTGGGCGGTGATGCGTGAGTGCGTAGAAAAAGGCTTGAGCCACGAAGGCATTTTGCCGGGCGGCCTGAACGTACCGCGACGTGCGGCGAAACTGCATCGCAGCCTGCTGGAGATCGGCAAGCCGAATGTGATCAGTTCAACGCTGTCGGCCATGGAGTGGGTCAACCTGTTCGCCCTCGCCGTCAACGAAGAGAACGCCGCCGGCGGGCGTATGGTCACTGCGCCGACCAACGGTGCCGCCGGGATCATTCCGGCGGTGCTGCATTACTACATGAAATTCAACCCGGACGCGTCTGATGATGATGTCGTCGCGTTCTTTCTGGGCGCGGCCGCCGTCGGCATTCTGTGCAAGAAAAACGCCTCGATCTCCGGCGCCGAAGTCGGTTGTCAGGGTGAGGTGGGGTCGGCCTGCGCGATGGCTGCGGCGGGTCTGGCGGAAATCCTCGGCGCTACTCCGGAGCAGCTGGAAAACGCCGCTGAAATCGGCCTCGAGCATAACCTCGGCCTGACCTGCGATCCGGTCGGCGGACTGGTGCAGGTGCCGTGCATCGAGCGCAACGCGATAGCCGCGGTCAAGGCGATCAATGCCACGCAAATGGCCCTGCGCGGCGATGGCAATCACTTCATTTCACTCGACCGGGTGATCCGCACCATGCGCGACACCGGCGCCGACATGCACGACAAATACAAGGAAACCTCGCGCGGCGGCCTCGCCGTGAACTGGGTGGAATGCTGA
- a CDS encoding HPF/RaiA family ribosome-associated protein, with protein MQIQVNSDNHIQSSKRLEEWVRTTIESTLDRYEEDLTRVEVHLSDENGEKPGPHDLRCQLEARPKGHQPISVTHKADSLEQAIDGAAEKLEHKLDHLFGKLRGKPRAAVVPFTGKANDKLLAEEFDENEQAAINS; from the coding sequence ATGCAAATCCAAGTCAACAGCGATAACCATATTCAAAGCAGTAAGCGACTGGAGGAGTGGGTACGTACAACTATTGAGAGCACGCTCGATCGTTATGAAGAAGACCTGACCCGTGTCGAAGTCCACCTGAGCGACGAGAACGGCGAGAAACCAGGTCCCCATGACTTGCGCTGCCAACTGGAGGCGCGGCCAAAAGGCCATCAACCGATTTCCGTGACCCATAAAGCCGATTCGCTGGAGCAGGCGATCGACGGCGCTGCCGAAAAACTCGAGCACAAACTGGATCACCTGTTCGGCAAACTGCGAGGTAAACCACGCGCTGCGGTAGTGCCATTCACCGGCAAAGCCAACGACAAGTTGCTGGCAGAAGAATTTGACGAGAACGAACAGGCAGCGATCAACAGTTGA
- a CDS encoding DUF4880 domain-containing protein codes for MNRTPDFSAQVAEQAVHWLLEMQQGALSPRQQQAWQQWLDAHSEHRRAWEHMQRVNQRLRGVASPLAHAALNGPKSASRRQALKLLLILGAGSAMTWGLREHTPLPSLLADYRTPLGQRRKVSLGGDDLLQLNTASAVDIDGAQRLIRLLEGEMLLSAAKPFAIRTAQGVLNAQGARLNVRQFADRTQIALFAGRVELTLDQRAPVLLPVARQLSFTASVISDAKPLDANSGAWTDGMLVAAHMRLGDFLDELGRYRRGQLHCDKKVADLLISGTYPLDDSEQILDLLQISLPVKVRRFTRYWVSVEARVRST; via the coding sequence ATGAACCGCACTCCGGATTTTTCCGCACAAGTGGCCGAGCAGGCCGTGCACTGGCTGCTGGAAATGCAGCAAGGCGCCCTCAGCCCGCGCCAGCAACAGGCCTGGCAGCAATGGCTGGACGCCCACAGCGAACATCGCCGCGCCTGGGAACACATGCAGCGGGTCAATCAGCGCTTGCGCGGTGTGGCGTCGCCGCTGGCCCATGCGGCGCTGAACGGGCCGAAGTCCGCCAGCCGTCGGCAGGCGCTGAAACTGTTGCTGATTCTGGGCGCCGGTTCGGCCATGACCTGGGGCCTGCGCGAGCACACGCCGCTGCCGTCGTTGCTCGCCGATTACCGCACGCCGCTGGGGCAGCGGCGCAAGGTGTCGCTGGGTGGCGACGATCTGTTGCAGCTCAACACCGCGAGTGCCGTGGATATCGATGGCGCGCAACGCCTTATTCGCCTGCTCGAGGGCGAAATGCTCCTGAGCGCTGCCAAGCCGTTCGCAATCCGCACCGCGCAAGGCGTTCTGAACGCTCAAGGCGCGCGCCTCAATGTGCGTCAGTTTGCCGATCGAACGCAGATCGCCCTGTTTGCCGGGCGCGTCGAACTGACCCTCGATCAACGCGCACCCGTGCTGCTGCCGGTCGCGCGCCAGCTGAGTTTTACTGCGAGTGTCATCAGCGACGCCAAACCGCTGGATGCCAACAGCGGCGCCTGGACTGACGGCATGCTGGTCGCCGCGCACATGCGTCTGGGCGACTTCCTCGACGAGTTGGGCCGCTACCGTCGCGGTCAGCTGCATTGCGACAAGAAAGTCGCCGATCTGCTGATCTCCGGGACTTATCCACTGGACGACAGCGAGCAGATTCTCGACCTGCTGCAAATCAGTCTGCCGGTCAAAGTCCGGCGTTTTACCCGCTACTGGGTGAGCGTCGAAGCGCGGGTCCGAAGCACCTGA
- a CDS encoding DUF3509 domain-containing protein: protein MDNPFQIITDAFAPDYQINLSIQGLDGSIMLTLSNGGRIVAKRMISAEQRNDPERLKRLVQSIQFGIAIEQGHSAMSILEAMTNGAGLTPPPSVKSPPSQTAGL, encoded by the coding sequence ATGGACAACCCATTTCAGATCATTACCGATGCTTTCGCGCCGGACTATCAGATCAACCTGAGCATTCAGGGGCTGGACGGCAGCATCATGCTGACCCTGTCCAACGGCGGCCGGATCGTCGCCAAACGCATGATCAGCGCCGAACAGCGCAATGATCCCGAGCGTTTGAAGCGACTGGTGCAAAGCATCCAGTTCGGCATCGCCATCGAGCAGGGCCACAGCGCCATGTCGATTCTCGAAGCCATGACCAACGGCGCCGGGCTCACCCCGCCGCCATCAGTCAAGAGCCCGCCGAGCCAGACGGCGGGGCTTTAA
- a CDS encoding RNA polymerase sigma factor, producing the protein MLIGLPPESRDDEPHGARAHFLQVFLSQRSQMEALVNRRVGCRATAADLVQDLFLRFWRRPLVQVEELSTYLLRCAGNIAIDHLRSEGTRLRVNEGWQPDEPHSQGSEPQAALEAGNDLRHVEAALRALPERTRQIFLLNRIHGRKYADIAKAMGLSQSAVEKHMMRALEACKASLRNPAPRLPGKAP; encoded by the coding sequence ATGCTGATCGGTCTGCCACCGGAGTCGCGCGACGACGAGCCGCATGGCGCGCGTGCGCATTTTCTCCAGGTTTTTCTGTCGCAGCGCTCGCAGATGGAAGCGCTGGTAAACCGTCGTGTCGGTTGTCGCGCGACGGCGGCGGATCTGGTACAGGACCTGTTTTTGCGTTTCTGGCGACGGCCGCTGGTGCAGGTCGAAGAGCTCAGCACCTACCTGTTGCGCTGCGCCGGCAACATTGCCATCGATCATCTGCGCAGCGAAGGCACGCGCTTGCGCGTCAATGAAGGCTGGCAACCGGATGAGCCGCACAGTCAAGGCAGCGAGCCGCAAGCCGCGCTCGAAGCCGGCAATGACCTGCGCCATGTCGAAGCGGCGTTGCGCGCCTTGCCCGAGCGCACCCGGCAGATTTTCCTGCTCAACCGCATCCACGGGCGCAAGTACGCGGACATCGCCAAAGCCATGGGCTTGTCCCAAAGTGCCGTGGAAAAACATATGATGCGCGCCCTCGAGGCCTGCAAGGCCAGCCTGCGCAACCCCGCGCCACGTCTGCCAGGGAAAGCACCGTGA
- a CDS encoding Glu/Leu/Phe/Val dehydrogenase family protein has protein sequence MFALMQSTRLESLHLSVDPVSGLKAVIAIHNSRLGPALGGCRYLAYPDDESAIEDAIRLAQGMSYKAALAGLEQGGGVAVIVRPAHVENRGALFEAFGRCIDQLDGRYITAIDSGTSVADMDCIAQQTCHVTSTTSAGDPAPHAAMGVFAGIRATAMARLGSDNLEGLRIAIQGLGNVGFALAEQLHAVGAELLVSDIDHGKVQLAMEQLNAHPIANDALLSTPCDILAPCGLGGVLNSHTVSQLRCAAVAGSANNQLTHLDMADQLERRGILYAPDYVINAGGLIYVSLKHRGEELPTITAHLSKISSRLTEVFAHAQAEKRSPARVADELAEKVLYR, from the coding sequence ATGTTCGCTCTCATGCAAAGCACTCGCCTGGAATCGCTGCACCTTAGCGTCGACCCGGTTTCCGGGTTGAAGGCGGTCATTGCCATTCATAACAGTCGCCTCGGGCCTGCCCTGGGCGGGTGTCGTTACCTTGCCTATCCCGATGACGAATCAGCCATCGAGGACGCCATTCGTCTTGCTCAGGGCATGAGTTACAAAGCCGCACTGGCCGGGCTGGAGCAGGGCGGCGGAGTGGCAGTGATCGTGCGGCCGGCCCATGTCGAAAACCGTGGCGCACTGTTCGAGGCCTTCGGTCGTTGCATCGACCAGCTCGACGGCCGCTACATCACCGCCATCGACAGCGGCACGTCGGTGGCCGACATGGATTGCATTGCCCAGCAGACCTGCCATGTCACCAGCACCACCTCGGCTGGCGACCCGGCGCCGCATGCAGCAATGGGCGTGTTCGCCGGGATTCGGGCCACAGCCATGGCGCGGCTGGGCAGCGACAATCTCGAAGGCTTGCGCATCGCCATTCAGGGCCTGGGCAATGTCGGTTTTGCCTTGGCCGAGCAACTGCACGCGGTGGGCGCCGAACTGCTGGTCAGTGATATCGACCATGGCAAGGTGCAATTGGCGATGGAGCAACTCAACGCCCACCCGATTGCCAACGATGCCTTGCTCAGTACGCCCTGCGACATCCTCGCGCCGTGCGGTCTGGGCGGCGTATTGAACAGCCACACGGTCAGCCAGTTGCGCTGCGCGGCGGTGGCCGGCTCGGCGAACAATCAGCTGACGCACCTGGACATGGCCGACCAACTGGAGCGACGCGGCATTCTTTACGCGCCAGATTATGTGATCAACGCCGGCGGCCTGATCTACGTTTCGCTGAAACATCGTGGAGAAGAACTACCGACGATCACCGCGCATCTGTCGAAGATCAGTTCAAGGCTGACCGAAGTTTTCGCTCACGCACAGGCGGAAAAACGCTCGCCGGCGCGGGTCGCCGATGAACTGGCAGAAAAAGTTTTGTATCGCTGA
- the fecA gene encoding TonB-dependent Fe(3+) dicitrate receptor FecA, with amino-acid sequence MHPTRLTPLARTLRNVVLGASLSFGALPAALAADAKVYHIAPSSLENALNQFGREAGVLISFGSQVTGGLQSRGLEGNYTTEQGLDALLEGTGLQARAEGDNAFSLQPQADKALELDTSKVVGDWLGDAAQINVFEHPGARDVIRREEFERQGATQARDVLNRIPGVNAPENNGTGSHDMALNFGIRGLNPRLAARSTVLMDGIPVPFAPYGQPQLSFAPISMGNMDAVDVVRGGGAVRYGPQNVGGVVNFVTRAIPDEPTVKGGFQTETSPSSSHDGFKTSANLLAGGTNANGLGGALLYSGTRGGDWREHSDTEIDDLILKGKYQLDEANSFNAMAQYYEGKADMPGGLNVADYDADPYQSTRPKDQFWGRRTMFNFGYRYQEDRREFTANTFFTKTLRSGYLDQGTFLSLSPREYWVRGLETRFAQGFDLGPTSHEVGVGYRYINEAGHELRYRTPIASNEYPTTNSRNDRDTRGGTEANAFFVDDRIDIGKWTITPGVRYEMIESQQTNNLTNVKYKGDYNTALPALNVLYHLNDSWNLYANTEGSFGSVQYSQMPNRVTSGEVKPEKARTWEVGTRYDNGALRAEIGAFLINFDNQYESNQTNDSVIARGETRHQGIETSINYALDDLNPALAGFDVYASYAYVDATIREDGPNKGNRVPFSAKHKGTLGVGYTEGPWKLNLDSTFQSDQFADNANTTKESADGNTGKIPGYMLFSSRAGYDFGPQLSDLNVAVGVKNIFNTQYFTRSFDDNNKGKYVGEPRTVYVQTSVAF; translated from the coding sequence ATGCACCCCACCCGCCTCACACCCTTGGCTCGCACCCTGCGCAACGTCGTCCTTGGCGCCAGCCTGAGTTTCGGCGCCCTGCCCGCGGCACTGGCCGCCGATGCCAAGGTTTATCACATTGCGCCGTCGTCGCTGGAAAACGCGCTCAATCAATTCGGCCGTGAGGCCGGGGTGCTGATCTCCTTTGGTTCGCAGGTCACCGGTGGTTTGCAAAGCCGAGGCCTGGAGGGCAACTACACCACCGAGCAAGGTCTCGATGCCTTGCTCGAAGGCACCGGCCTGCAAGCACGCGCCGAGGGCGACAACGCCTTCAGCCTGCAACCGCAGGCAGACAAGGCGCTGGAGCTGGACACGTCGAAAGTCGTCGGCGACTGGCTTGGCGATGCGGCGCAGATCAACGTGTTCGAACATCCCGGCGCTCGCGACGTGATCCGCCGCGAAGAATTTGAGCGCCAGGGCGCCACACAGGCGCGCGATGTGCTCAACCGCATCCCCGGCGTCAACGCCCCGGAAAACAACGGCACCGGCAGCCATGACATGGCGCTGAACTTCGGCATCCGTGGTTTGAATCCACGTCTGGCCGCGCGCTCGACCGTGTTGATGGACGGCATTCCGGTGCCGTTCGCGCCTTACGGCCAACCGCAGTTGTCGTTCGCGCCGATCAGCATGGGCAACATGGACGCGGTAGACGTGGTGCGTGGCGGTGGCGCGGTGCGTTACGGGCCGCAGAACGTCGGCGGCGTGGTCAACTTCGTGACCCGGGCGATTCCCGATGAGCCGACCGTGAAAGGCGGTTTCCAGACCGAAACCAGCCCTTCGTCAAGCCACGACGGCTTCAAGACCAGCGCCAACCTGTTGGCCGGTGGCACCAACGCCAATGGTTTGGGCGGCGCGTTGCTGTACTCCGGCACTCGCGGCGGCGACTGGCGCGAACACAGCGACACTGAAATCGACGACCTGATTCTCAAGGGCAAATACCAGCTCGACGAGGCCAACAGCTTCAACGCCATGGCCCAATATTACGAAGGCAAGGCTGACATGCCCGGTGGTTTGAACGTCGCCGATTACGACGCCGATCCGTACCAGTCGACGCGGCCGAAAGACCAGTTCTGGGGCCGTCGCACAATGTTCAACTTCGGCTATCGCTATCAGGAAGATCGCCGCGAATTCACTGCCAACACCTTCTTCACCAAAACCCTGCGCAGCGGTTATCTGGACCAGGGCACGTTCCTGTCGCTGTCGCCGCGCGAGTACTGGGTGCGCGGTCTGGAAACCCGTTTCGCCCAAGGTTTCGACCTCGGTCCGACCAGCCATGAAGTCGGCGTCGGCTACCGCTACATCAACGAAGCCGGCCACGAACTGCGCTATCGCACGCCGATCGCCAGCAACGAGTACCCGACCACCAACAGCCGCAATGACCGCGACACCCGTGGTGGCACCGAGGCCAATGCGTTCTTCGTCGACGATCGCATCGATATCGGCAAATGGACCATCACCCCCGGCGTGCGCTACGAAATGATCGAGTCGCAGCAGACCAACAACCTGACCAACGTCAAATACAAGGGCGACTACAACACTGCGCTGCCGGCGCTGAATGTGCTTTATCACCTGAACGACAGCTGGAACCTGTACGCCAACACCGAAGGCTCGTTCGGCAGCGTGCAGTACAGCCAGATGCCCAACCGCGTCACCAGCGGTGAAGTAAAACCGGAAAAGGCACGCACCTGGGAAGTCGGCACGCGCTACGACAACGGCGCGTTGCGTGCGGAGATCGGCGCGTTCCTGATCAACTTCGACAACCAGTACGAAAGCAACCAGACCAACGATTCGGTGATCGCCCGCGGTGAAACCCGCCATCAGGGCATCGAGACCAGCATCAACTATGCGCTCGACGACCTGAACCCGGCGTTGGCTGGATTCGATGTCTACGCCAGCTACGCCTATGTTGACGCGACCATCCGCGAAGACGGCCCGAACAAGGGCAACCGCGTACCGTTCTCCGCGAAGCACAAAGGCACGCTGGGCGTTGGCTACACCGAAGGGCCATGGAAACTCAATCTGGACAGCACCTTCCAGAGCGACCAGTTCGCCGACAACGCCAACACTACGAAGGAAAGCGCCGACGGCAACACCGGCAAGATCCCCGGCTACATGCTGTTCAGCAGCCGCGCGGGGTATGACTTCGGGCCGCAGTTGTCCGACCTGAATGTGGCGGTGGGGGTGAAGAACATTTTCAACACGCAGTACTTCACGCGCTCGTTCGATGACAACAACAAGGGTAAGTATGTGGGGGAACCGCGGACGGTTTATGTGCAGACGTCTGTGGCGTTCTGA
- a CDS encoding LysR substrate-binding domain-containing protein encodes MSRQLHAQTYVWLQVFSCAARHLSFTRCAEELHITPGAVSQQIRQLEERLGFRLFHRRARGVELSAEGQRLAITVNEAYGSIDAELRRLDAGMISGTLRVRSIPSFLSKWLTPRLPRLQQRYPDIQLRLVAEDSSVPLHEGEFDLAIDLNDGSYPGLLSTALLDEQIFPVCAPSLLRGRPPLHGPADLLHFPLLHDITAWRGSYEYAEWEFYLNAIGFEGADVRRGHTFNRNHLTIEAAIAGMGVAIARRTLLNDELERGALIVPFGLSVPNHKRYVLLYAPGALSHPGVRAVHDWLVEEAGIFRSLHPLNDGRL; translated from the coding sequence ATGAGCCGTCAATTGCATGCGCAGACCTATGTCTGGCTGCAGGTGTTTTCCTGTGCCGCACGGCACCTGTCCTTCACCCGTTGTGCCGAAGAACTGCACATCACCCCCGGTGCGGTCAGCCAGCAGATTCGCCAACTCGAAGAGCGGTTGGGGTTTCGTCTTTTTCATCGGCGCGCGCGCGGCGTGGAACTGAGTGCTGAAGGCCAGCGCCTGGCAATTACCGTCAACGAAGCCTACGGCAGCATCGATGCGGAATTGCGACGGCTGGATGCCGGGATGATCAGCGGAACGCTGCGTGTGCGCTCGATTCCGTCGTTTCTCAGCAAATGGCTGACGCCGCGTCTGCCACGCCTGCAACAGCGTTATCCGGACATTCAGTTGCGCCTCGTTGCCGAGGACAGCAGTGTGCCGTTGCACGAAGGCGAATTCGATCTGGCGATCGATCTGAACGACGGCAGCTACCCCGGATTGTTATCCACAGCCTTGCTCGACGAGCAGATTTTTCCGGTGTGTGCGCCGAGCCTGTTGCGTGGGCGACCGCCGTTGCACGGGCCGGCGGATCTGCTGCATTTCCCGCTGCTGCACGACATCACTGCGTGGCGCGGCAGCTATGAATACGCCGAGTGGGAGTTTTATCTGAACGCGATCGGTTTCGAGGGCGCGGATGTGCGGCGCGGGCATACCTTCAATCGCAACCACCTGACCATCGAAGCGGCTATTGCCGGCATGGGCGTGGCGATTGCCCGACGTACGTTGCTCAACGACGAACTGGAGCGCGGCGCGCTGATCGTGCCGTTCGGCCTGTCGGTGCCTAATCACAAACGTTACGTGCTGCTTTACGCGCCGGGGGCGCTGAGCCATCCGGGCGTACGAGCAGTGCATGACTGGCTGGTAGAGGAGGCGGGGATTTTCCGCAGCTTGCACCCGCTGAATGACGGGCGATTGTGA
- a CDS encoding endonuclease domain-containing protein yields the protein MQNRPTLAQFARQLRTKQTDCEHLLWQKLRSRQIANLKFRRQYPCPPYVLDFYCVELKLAIELDGGQHNESPGLIHDQRRTRYLNQKGIEVVRFSNLEVMQQMGGVLEQIIKVAAHRRAPSP from the coding sequence ATGCAAAATCGCCCCACCCTCGCCCAGTTCGCCCGCCAGCTCCGCACCAAACAAACCGACTGCGAACACCTGCTCTGGCAAAAGCTTCGCTCCCGGCAAATCGCCAATCTGAAATTTCGCCGTCAGTATCCCTGCCCACCCTATGTACTGGACTTTTACTGCGTTGAATTGAAATTGGCGATCGAGCTGGATGGTGGGCAACACAATGAGTCGCCGGGACTGATTCATGACCAGCGCCGGACGCGCTATCTGAACCAAAAAGGCATTGAAGTCGTGCGCTTCAGTAATCTTGAGGTGATGCAGCAGATGGGCGGTGTTTTGGAGCAGATCATAAAAGTTGCGGCACATCGAAGAGCGCCCTCACCCTAG
- a CDS encoding endonuclease domain-containing protein yields the protein MQNRPTLAQFARQLRTKQTDCEHLLWQKLRSRQIANLNFRRQYPCPPYVLDFYCVELKLAIELDGGQHNESPGLIHDQRRTRYLNQKGIEVVRFSNLEVMQQMGGVLEQIIRIAARLKKPSP from the coding sequence ATGCAAAATCGCCCCACCCTCGCCCAGTTCGCCCGCCAGCTCCGCACCAAACAAACCGACTGCGAACACCTGCTCTGGCAAAAGCTTCGCTCCCGTCAAATCGCCAATCTGAACTTTCGCCGTCAGTATCCCTGCCCACCCTATGTACTGGACTTTTACTGCGTTGAATTGAAATTGGCGATCGAGCTGGATGGTGGGCAACACAATGAGTCGCCGGGACTGATTCATGACCAGCGCCGGACGCGCTATCTGAACCAAAAAGGCATTGAAGTCGTGCGCTTCAGTAATCTTGAGGTGATGCAGCAGATGGGCGGTGTTTTGGAGCAGATCATCAGAATTGCGGCGCGTCTGAAAAAGCCCTCACCCTAA